TTTCCCACATTTTTCTTGGGTTGTTTGTTTCCACATGGCAACTGCATGATATTTCACATGGCAACTGCATAACATTCAACATGGAAAATGCAATTCAtttaacatggcaaatgcagttcgtaaaacatggcaaatgcagttttgTCTCACATGTCAACTACATATCATTTTCACATGGCAACTATAGTCCATTACACATGGAAACTACAGTtcaacacacatggcaactatagttgatTTCACATGGCAACTGCAGATCATGCTTATATTGTACTCAGTGGATATTTTTGATAGATGAGCAAGTCAAAAAAGTTGGCAACTGCATTGCAATCTACATGGAACCTAATATCTTCATGCTTGTGCAAATAAGACAGTAAGATAATCCACTTACTTGTTAAAAATCTTGTTGGTATATATCTTGCTCATCCGCCTCTTCATCGGTAAATATGTTAGCAATTTAGGTTGCTTGAGCGCGATgtttgcttcttgctgtagctcagatcccagtattttctattgcaaagctgtgtactgcttggaaaactgcagcaatgagttgccagggctcacatACCGCTTCAAAACAACAATGAACCCCTCGCTGCACTGAGTAGTCTGCATAAATGGGAAGAAGCACtacatgaagtaggccggcacccaatacattcgcttctcccacaggctagtaagtgtctcgttgtcttggacttggTATGTTTCAATCATAGTCGTCCAGCTccgttcaaactcctccaccgtcaagctgtggtccacgcacaactcgaatgccttgtgtagctctggacggtcagcaaagaatgGTCCTAGCATCTCCTCAGCCTTCTTAATAGTATGTCACCTGCAGTGCATGTGCACTGCCAACGGCTCTATGCCTGCAagcatgctaaaatcctggtctattattatgttcatcggagcaagtccacccATGCACTTCAAGAAGATTTTGAACAGCCAAGTGTAACCATCCGTATCTTTGTTCCGAATGAGTCCGCAACCGAACTGCAATGACTGATTGTGGCTATTTATTCCTATGAATAGAGCGcagggcatcttgtacatattagtgagatatgtcgcGTCGAAGTAAAAGTAATtacggaaatgtttgtaggctcttcttgcagcaccatccacccaatacatgtttctgacacggtcctcatcatccaatcttatcctgtagaagaaatcaaCATCTTCTTTTGCTTTCTCTTCGAAGTAGGCTATCGTGTCTTCTATGTCAGCCAACCTGCTCTCTCTATGatactttgcctttaggtttgtgatgtctgctggtatgtagggcatgctactcagtcTACCATCTCCGCTGTGAATCAGGGACAATATTtgtaccattcttgatggaccgacgttacaatcatgtagcaattTTACGAATTTCTTCTCGAGGGGGCTGAATCCTCTGTGGGCGCTCAAAAATTTTACCAGGTCAAACTTCTTTATGAGTTCGTGGTTGTGTTCGTCGAAATATCCGGTGACCACCCACCGTCATCCGTCTGtgtttagcttacaccggacaaGGCATTCCGTCTTGACAATGACACCTCTCTTTCGTTCCGGCACGACAGGCACAACACCTTTAcccttcttgttccttcgtgccttgtAGCACCTTATCTCACCTCTActgtactcgttagtttttttattttcctatggtATTCAGTGTTAACCGCAAACCCATGGAACATTGCATATCTCTGGTAGaattccttggcatcttcaaacAAATCAAATCTCTGCCCAACATATGGTGGTTGAGGTATCATGATTTCCGATTGCCCATCttcttcatccccttgtgctttgtcatctgtttcatcattcacttcagtatcggcggctGTTTCATCTGCTTGAGTGTTGCTTGTGTTGGTGTGCAAAGGTGTGCTCGTCGTCATTGCTGGAACGATTGCCAGTTCCGACACTAATTCTGCATTGTTTGTGGCAACATTATCGACTTGCTGGTGGAACGCTCCTTCCGTATGCTCAGAGGTTCCAGTAGTAGATGTCCCCGCGCTGCTGTTGATTGTAGTTGAAGGTCCTGCAAAAAAATAGGTACGTGTGTAAGCATTGCTTGAATGGCAGGTTTATCGTAACGGAATATAGCAACTACATCTGATTTGGCATGATATCATTCATACAGCAAGCCATGTCATCTGCATCTGGCCATGCATGGCAACTACAGTTTTTTAGCCATGGCAGCTACTGTTGTCAAGACATGGCAACCAACATCTTTAGCATGAAAACTTGCATTCTAGGTATGAGCCCACTAGGCAAATGGAGTTAATCACAAATGTTGTACACACGCAGACAGTAATTGACAAATCCTGAAGACAAGCCACTAGATGACTATTTTGCACGTGTCCACTTGGTAGCATTTTGTTGTTTTCCGCCACCACAGTGATAAATCCACTTTCCCCCATGCTtttccacaaaagcaaatgcaATATTGTTTTGTTGGTTCACATATTTTTTACCTTGTTGTGTCGCATGTGCTAATCGAAGCTGGTCTGTCATTCCAATTTGTTGTGCTCTATCTGCAATAGCGTTGGCCTGCAACGGTGAAGCTTGCCACAATACATTTGCCGATGTGGTTCCACCATAACAACTTGCGATCATTAGCAGTTGGTcaatgcatggcaactgtagtttgtACAACATGACACATGTAGTGGTTGAACCATGGCAAACAGATTTGTTCACACTTGGCATCCACAGTTGTTTAGACATTGCAATTACAGttgattagacatggcaactacagttgtccatacgtggcaactgcagttgtccatacgtggcaactgcagttgtccaaaCACGGCAACTGTGTTTTGTCAAGTCACCATGTAAACACCAATGTCACCTATGTTCCTTTTCCCGATTCACTGTCCACAAAATCACTTCATACGACTCACCTGTGTACgacgtcgatggcaggtacatggttgCCGCCTGTTGCCACGTGCTGCATGATGGTCCTGCGTTTCTCCATAAAACTCGCAAGTCTTTGCCATCATTGCAAGTTTAATTTCATGGCCACATCAGTATGCTTTTTTTGTATgcgttaccttgatttgccacattagCTACTTGAAGTTGGTCTCCCGTACATCTGTCAGCATTAGCGCCTTGTGTTTGAACTTGTCATGGAATCCCTGTGTGTGTGGTTGTGTCATAAGAACCTGTGAAAAATGACATCCATTTTCCTCGTCACAAACATGTCAACTGTCCCTTTTTTGATCATGCATCGTACCGATGCTCGCGTactgctctagtagtggcagcaacggccctgcgAAAATGAGTTGATTGTACTCTACTGCATCCCAAGGGGGCGCTTCCGGCATTTGAGAAAACCAAGGATCAGTGCTGTCTTCATGATTCATTTTTCCGCTTTTTCTCCCACTGTGTTTCCagtcactgcatgaacaagaacgcatGAATATTCGAAAATGCATTCTTGTTGTTTGCACATACAAAAAAACACGACAATTTTATCACATTTCTTGCATAGATAACCAATACATCACggcaagtaggacatgcacatTCATTCTCTTTCCTAAAATCTGGATGCCAACTATCATTTTGAACCGATGGCAACAGCCAAGATAATATGATGGCAAGTAACAACATAACATGGTGGCAGCTAACGGCAAACATAGGTGGCAACTAACGATAGATATAGATGTCAAATAATTTTCTCCCTCCCTATGCACCACACAAATTCCTTCTTTCTTTCCCTAATTTTAGTGAATCCTACACATCCTTCTGGAGCAACTACTCGCGATAACCCAACCCAGAAGCTTAGATCAATATATGATAGAATATGGCAGATCTGGCATATGTTGGTGGGCAGAGGGGAATACACACAAATCCGTGGTGTGTTTGCCATGATAGTGTGGATCTAGTCGCCATCTTCATGGGCAATCTGGAATTTCAATTTTCTGGGACAGAAGAAGGACGAGAAACATGGGGAGATCGGAGATCGACCTGTTAGCCCGTCGtcgtgggggagggggtgggtggggggtTGGGGCTGGtggtgggtgtggggggggggaggcgctAGAGATCtggtctggttgccatggcaactagAGAAGAAAGACGATGCAGGTAGGGGATCGAGAGGTAGGAGACGACGACGGCAAGTCGCACTGGGGTTCGAAGGCAGGCCGGGACGACGGCCGCGTTAGGTCATGTGGGCAGCGCGGTCGATCGCCCGGACGTGTGGGTGATTGCGCCACACACCAGACGTGTGGGCTGTGGCTGCGTGCGCCCGGACGACGTCGTGCGGGCGGGGTTGTCTCCGTGCCACACAGGGCGTGCGACACAACCCCCTAgataccacacgtgtggcagttatcatcGTCCATTTCTTTATTACTTAAAGAGCCAAAACGATCGGTTTGGTTAGACCGGGCGCCTAGTCTATCCGAAATACCATGCAGTGACAAAAAAGAACAATTTCCATGCAGTGACCAAAGCGATCCATCAAGAGGATGACCAAATCAAAAGCATCAGTCAAAATCTCAAATTATAAACCCCAATTAATCGTGAGAGAAGCCTAGTGAATTAAACTAGCACACTATGCTATACTGTTTATCGCTAAAGAAAGGGGCTAGGCTGTAGTGTGACAACCTGAGGCGACGCCGGGCATTGAATATTTTCCTTGGTATGGCACATAAGACGACCGGCCGGAGATCCGGTTGGTTTACCcggagtcgtcgtcgtcgtcgccctgtTGGTTCGCTGGTTGGTCACTTTTTCTTCCACGGCCAAGGTGTCACCAGGCACCAGCCTTGACTAACCGGAGAAAACCCAGCCATGGCTTGAGTGCGTTTGATCTTCAGCAGCGACATGCACCTACGCACAGTCTACCACTCATGTGCACAGTGCACGCGCCCATCTCTCGCTCGAAACGATGTGCTACGAACTTGATGCCTGTAAAAAAGTTAGTGGAAATTGAGGGGCCAGTGGCCACTGTGATCTTTTATTCTCTCCATCAGGATCATGTCCGTCTATAAATACGACCCTCCGGTAAACAGCAGGAAACTCACACGAGCTCATGAGCTAGCAAACTCACACGAGCTAGCAAACCAGCCCACACGAGCTCCATCGGATGGGGTCCTTCGCCAGAGCTGCGCGCTTCCTGGTGCTCCTCCAGATCGTCCTGTTCGTCATCTCCGCCGTGCTCATGAGCGGCCCCGTCTGCCATGGAGCCCGCCCAGGGATCGGTGGTTAGTGCTTACAAACTGTTCGTTCCATCCTCTCGTCGTCTCCTAGCTACTTGAAACAAGGTTTTTATACCAGCCTTCCGAAatttagtactcccttcgtcccataatataagagtgtagtGTTAAAGAAaaaaaaacgcttttatattataagacggagggagtagtagttactTGCAACTGAATATCCATGAATGTTTGTCTTTTTCCTTCCAGGTGGAGCTCTCGATCCTAATCGTCCGACGGTTACAGTGCCGCCTGGTGACCCCTACACCGGTCGTCGGTGCAGCAGCTTGTACAGGTGCTCACCAAGTGTTCAGCCCTGATACCCGCAGAAACACCTCTCCCGAACAATGGAAGGTGTTGACGATTGCACCGCCTGGATGCATGCCTCCATCTAGTTAGCAATACAAGCTATTGCCACGACCTTATATTGAACCCATAGTAATATCGTCTCGTGTGCTTAAATGTTTACTAGTCCGAATAAAACTGGATGTCTGTTGTTTGGTTCAGAAATAATAAAGATGGACGGTGTTTCTAACGAATAAATACGGACAGTGAGTGAGGCTGTCTGGTTAGGTATCTTGCTACCTATCAGACTCGCTCTATCTTTACAGGGCTCTTCTCACCCGTGCGCATGAATAGAAGTTATGCTAGAAGGGCGATACGGTGAACTGCCAGCGGCGCCCTTTTATCCATCCATCcaacttttataaaggggtcaacgTCATAAACGCAACAGAACATTGTCGAGACCTTCATCTTCGTCATCCACAACAACCCTAGCCACTGTCATTTTCCATCTTCATCACCATAGTCATCTTCACCATCATCACCGCAACATTCATCCTAGTTAGTCATAATTTGTAATCGTGTATCGCATCCAGCAACTATTGTAAGCCGTACTATCAATCACTTAATCTTCATGATGTGTTCTTCAATGGTTTCTTCTTGCGTTCTGATCGCTATATGTGAGTAATTCCCTAAGGTCATGGGTTGAGGTGTAACCTTGCAACCCGATCTATTTGTTGGAGTGATTGATCAAACTATTATGATATCTTGTATGTGTGAAATAAATTTGTTTCGTAGTTGCCTTTTGTCTCGTTCGCGGTCTTTGTCCTTGCAGGTTACCAAGGATTATAGAGATCGAGCCATGGAGAGGCTAAGGGGCAGAGAGACTGTGAAACGCTATTCTGAACACAAGTGACAAAAGGTTTAGTACGGTAGCGTGGATCCTACCTCTGGGGATACAAaaggtgtagtcattaaacactCAATGCTTTTGTCTGATTTATCATAATTACCTAGGTAATCTCGCGCGAGGGATAGTAGCATTTTTAGAGTACCGactttttttttgccacgccttttAGGAATGTGATTCCATGACGAATTTTGCCAAGCACTTGAAACTTTTCTCAATTTTGTcacaaaaaattcagattttttttattttacagTTCATTTGAGCTCGGGCTCAGAAACTCTGCGTCCCAAGCAGAACTGCTTTTAAAAATAGCGAAGGAAGAAAAGATAGGCTCCGCACGAACTAACAAAATCATCATTTAGTGTTTCATTAGAGGCAAATCCTGTGCATTTACAATGTCAATCGCTTGTGAAAAACGTTAATAGAGAAAATAACAAATACTATAAATATAAAATTAAAAAGCGTATAAGTGTCGTAActtaattactactccctccgtccggaaaaagtTGTCACCGGCATAGTTCAATTGtaattttgcagaaaaccccttttTCATTTTAAATCTCGTGCTAATCGTCCTTCTTCCTCCCTCGACGCCCGCCGGCACCGCGCGCGCCCCAGCCTCCGCCTCCCCCTGTTGCCCACGGGCACCGCGTGCCCCAGCCGCCGTAGGATCAGCCAGGACGAAGTCCCACTTGCGCCACCGCACACCTGTCCCGCAGCTGCCATCTTGCACCGCCCCTGCTTAGCTGCACTGCGGAGGCGAGCTTCGCCGCCGCCCAGCTGCTCCTCCGCGGCGACACCTCGACAGGCGGCGATTCCACGGCTCACGGTCGGCTCTACTCGTCGTCCTTCTCGCATCCCCGGACGCAACCCCGGCGCGCCATGGCCAGCCACTCTGCTGCGGGAGTTGGGCAAGACCCCGGCCGCCGTTGCTCCACCGCCGTGCACCGAGGTGACCAGTGCATCCACCGTAGGGCCCAGCGCCGCCGCCCACCTGCTACAGAGGCGACCACCGCCGCCCACCTGCTCCTCCTCgctgatttcttcttcttcttcgtccaggCGACCCAGCTCCTCCTCGCCGCCTCTGCTGCTACTGAAAGGTAGCCAGCGCCCTGAAATCAATGTCAAATTGATGTTAATTTGTTGTGTAGATCAAATTGATGTCAAATTGAGGTGAATTAGAGTAGCAGCGGATCATCCAGCCTGTAATTTGATGAGCTTGTGCTACACACACACAATATTCAGTCTGCACAAAATTGTACAGTAAACTGAATTAGTGAACAAGCAGTGTTACTCATAGGCTTAGACTGAAGGACTTGCAGAATTCAACAGCAAACAAAGTACCAAATTAATTACTCAAAATGGATCATATATAGAGTTGCTTCCATGTGTTTTGTTTATAAAATGTTAGCAAACAATATAAGTTTTCCACTGATAGAAGCATGTGAAAATTCAGTTAGATAACCACTGATAGAAGCATGTGAAAATTCAATTAGATAACCGCTGATAGGAATAGATATTGATGCTTTGCTAAAGAAATCATGGCACActagagaaaaaagaagaagaaaaaagaaatcatgccTTGCCGAAGAAAAAAGAAATCCTGGAAACACTTAACTACTTTTAGACACTTTCGGTTAACTGTTTTGAATTGTTCATGTGACAGTATTGTCATGGTGAGCTACAGATTATGCACTAAGGAATTTGTTCTCCAGGTAGAGATGAGTGTAAAATACGAACAAGGGAAGTCAATTTCAAACTGATAGACTGCAGAAAACTGCCACAATCTCTTAACTAAGAGTTGATAAAAGCATGTCCCTAAAACTTATTCAGTCAGTTAGATCCCCTGTAAAGTTAACTGAATTATTCATTCAGTTAGATCTGAACAAAGCCTCTGAAGTAACCTGCCTACTAACCCCTCTCTTCTTCAGTAAGATCTGAACAAGACTATATCTACATACTGTTAAAGCTTCAAATTCAGAGCACTACATCATCCAGTTTGCACTACACGCAGCTCTAAATTAAGACTAAATCAAATTTCACACAAATGCAGTACTACCTCTTTGTAGGCTTGGAAGGCACAGACAGACAGCACTAGCATTTTTGTCAAAAATTCTACTCCCTCATAAATCAATGCTGACTAAAATTTTTAAGTGCTCTCCCTAAAAATCACTAAAGTAGGAAATCTTTAACATAATGTACCCTGCAGCTTTGTTCAATTGGTACAGTCAAATTCAGTTAAGTGTTTGCTTGCTTTAGTTTGACAGAAATGCTGTCCTTGTAAACTTGCTGCAAGGTCAACATGTGCTGTTATAAATTGAGATATACTCTAGCTGCAGTACTCTTAGTGATCAAAATTGCAAGCATGTCAAGTCAGAGAAGCATGTCAGCTAACTTCAGACTTAACAATAAAGATGAAAATTTCAGACTTGGCAGTACAAATTCAGACTTGGCATGAGATAGATGAGCACGAGGAGGACCTGAAGGAGGAGGAGCCTGGGATGTTGAGGAGGATCCGCCTTCGTTGGGGTCGACTTccgcagccgccgccgtcgtcttccccATGCCGTCGTCGCCGGTGATGTTGAGGAGGgcctggaggaggaagaggagctggTGGATTAGGAGCTCGAGGACGAGAGCGCCCGCCCCATGCCGTCTCCATGCTCCAGATCGAGCGCCAACTTGTCGTCATCCTCCAGATCGAGCGGCGCCTCGTCGAAGAGAACCTCACCGGAAGAAGGGATTTTTAGGGGAGAGGAGGAGCTACGCAGCGAACTGGAGCGGCGCGGCGgcgtggaggagggagaggaggcgcggggGATCTCAGCGGGGCGGGGGAGCtcagcggcgcggcgcggcgcggcggggaggggagCAGCGCAACGTCGGGAAGCTGCTGGGAGGGGAGTGACGCTGCGGCAAGACGAGGACTGCGGGTTTGGTCGGACAAAAGTGGagggcttttttgcaaaaatgTCATGGAGACAACTTTTCCCGGACGGAGGTACCTGGCAATTAAACGACGGACGGAGGTACCTGGCAATTAAACGACGTAGGTGCTTCGTGTGGGTTGAAAAACAAGCACGTGCTTGATGCAAGGTCTTGCGCGGACGCTACACCTAGCACTAGGATTCAAGACATAATCGCCAATAAGCCAAGGATCTGATCCTGGCGTCGTGTTGGAGCTGCCCTTACGTCCCGAGCGcgtggtttttttttttttttttgcgggggaaaacATTTATTAATCAAGTGGTAACAGTTTTACAATCATCTGTAATGATAGTGCTAATCTCCCGTGGTACAATTGCTAGCCAACAAGTTGTCCTATCGCAGCCATGGCATGTCCAGCTTTGTTCTGCAATCGGCTAATCTTACAGACTTCAATTTGTCGCTCCTTAAGCAGATCAGAGATATCTCTTACTTGATGCATGTTAACAGCCAAGCGCGTGGTCTTAATAGGCAAACTCTCAACCAGCACGTCTGGGCCCGGTCTATTCTGCTTTTCagtctttcttttctcttcttaaTTTCTTTTGTCAATTTTTTAAATCTCTcttaatttattttttatttttatttctttctagACTTGAACGTTTTTCCCGCGGTATGTATGATCAACTTTTCTAAAATGTATGTTTTTTCTAAAAAAAGGACAGCAACGTTTAGTACTTAAATGTAACTTTTCTATACATGAACATTTCTCAAATGTGTGATGCAAATTTCATTTCATATATCAAAAAATCTAGGCCCATGAaaagtttttcattttcctgaatATAGTTTTTCCTTTTTTAATTTAATTTTGCCAACATTTAATAAACCTTTTTGAACAAAAGAATTCAAaatacatactccctctgttccgaattacttgtcttggatttgtctagatacagatgtatctagactcattttagtgttagataccttcgtatctagacaaatctaagacaagtaattcggaacggagggagtataagccaACAACTATCAGGTCGGTCGCCAAATAAGTTATGCCCATGGTAAGCTTACTTTAGGTGTTTGCATGACTATTCCCACAACTAGCACGGAATATAGGACAACTCTGCACCGGGTCTGATGCCAACATATATGCCAACAACTATCAGGTCGGTAGCCAAATAGCAATTTACAAACACAGTTCAAATCATAAGGTCACACGGCACATGGTGTCTTGGAATTACCTAAGGCCTCCCTAATTCAACGAGCTCCCGGACGCggagtttctgcacccgagctcaaatgagctcgagtgaacagtaaaatcaaaactaaatcaaaaaaatttaaaaaaatccaaattttttttgggaaaaacattgacaaaagttctaagtgcttgcaaaaattcgccatgaaatcacatttctagaaggcgtggcaaaaaaaaacaaaatcagtactctgaaaaagctactttcagaagcattttggagcactgaatttgtttttttttttgccacgctttacaggaatgtgattttatgatgaatttttgcaagcacttagaacttttgtcaatgtttctcccaaaacaaatttggatttttttgaattttttttattttttttcgattttactgttcaccgagctcaaatgagctcgggagcagaaaggcaCTTTCACGAGCTCCCTTACTTCTCCCTACTTATGATGATTCACCGGGAGCAGCGGAGCGCACCAATCCACCTAGTATGCATAAATGTTTGCCAGAGAGCACAATAGGCGAATACATAAGTAAATACAGCCGTGTTGTGTACGAAGAGCAGCAAGGTGGGTCCGTAACATATacacaggtgggtccagtggggaCTCATAATCATCTTGGCACAAATATTAACCTCAGACGACCAGTGCTTCAACATAGAGTGCCATAACTCTTACTATAAGTTAATGTAAGTCTCTCCATGGGGTAACCAGCC
The sequence above is drawn from the Triticum aestivum cultivar Chinese Spring chromosome 7A, IWGSC CS RefSeq v2.1, whole genome shotgun sequence genome and encodes:
- the LOC123151897 gene encoding protein WIR1A-like codes for the protein MGSFARAARFLVLLQIVLFVISAVLMSGPVCHGARPGIGGGALDPNRPTVTVPPGDPYTGRRCSSLYRCSPSVQP
- the LOC123148104 gene encoding uncharacterized protein, producing the protein MGKTTAAAAEVDPNEGGSSSTSQAPPPSGRWLPFSSSRGGEEELGRLDEEEEEISEEEQVGGGGRLCSRWAAALGPTVDALVTSVHGGGATAAGVLPNSRSRVAGHGAPGLRPGMREGRRVEPTVSRGIAACRGVAAEEQLGGGEARLRSAAKQGRCKMAAAGQVCGGASGTSSWLILRRLGHAVPVGNRGRRRLGRARCRRASREEEGRLARDLK